One stretch of Marinobacterium iners DNA includes these proteins:
- a CDS encoding V-type ATP synthase subunit I, with the protein MSIVTLQKATLIGLTEDKAQVLDQLQALGLVHVIPLRHESQEPEVALLDGVHPEQLQQAIRYLLSCPQKRKQVTTERHFSLRQVLEGVLKNRKKRLELNEQRDFLRKRIKDLEPWGSFNLPGEQGLYGQLLWFYLVPNYRMHELEGNELPWAVVHRDNRNSYVAVISREEPRSNQMPVPRTHTGSVPLEQLDAQLEDLEIELEALDAEREAFTRWLYLLQRSLAGNEDEAEREEVSRQTLDTEEVFALQGWFPAQQQDALESFARRQGLALVVEAPAEDDLPPTLLQNPDRISGGEEIVRFYQMPGYRSWDPSRVIFFSFAIFFALIISDAGYALLLAAVLGFYWRRMGESATGRRLRALGVTLTLFSAAWGALVGSYFGAAPPEQLEGLKLFDMNDFDSMMKISVIMGAGHLVLANLITAWRSRGSTVMLAPLGWIVLILAGVSAWLRQQVDIEWAMLAAGVLAILLCSSHRPWQGAKNWMWRLIDGLMALTGLSKMFGDVLSYLRLFALGLASASLAITFNQLASDVAAAVPGMGLLLEVLILLLGHLLNFVLAVVSGVIHGLRLNLIEFYNWSLADEGYAFQPFTKREVNPWTT; encoded by the coding sequence ATGAGTATTGTAACGCTGCAAAAGGCGACCTTGATCGGGTTGACCGAGGACAAGGCTCAGGTGCTGGACCAGCTGCAGGCGCTGGGGCTTGTGCATGTCATTCCGCTGCGCCATGAATCGCAGGAACCTGAGGTGGCGTTACTCGATGGTGTACACCCCGAACAGCTGCAGCAGGCTATTCGGTATCTGCTCAGTTGTCCGCAGAAGCGCAAGCAAGTGACCACGGAGCGCCATTTCAGCCTGCGACAGGTACTTGAGGGTGTCCTGAAAAATCGCAAAAAACGACTGGAATTGAACGAGCAGCGCGACTTTTTGCGCAAGCGTATCAAGGATCTGGAACCCTGGGGCAGCTTTAATCTCCCCGGCGAGCAGGGCCTGTATGGCCAGCTGCTCTGGTTCTATCTGGTGCCCAATTACCGTATGCATGAGCTGGAAGGCAATGAGCTGCCTTGGGCTGTCGTGCACCGTGACAACCGCAACTCCTATGTGGCTGTCATCTCTCGAGAAGAGCCCCGCAGTAACCAGATGCCGGTACCTCGGACTCACACCGGCTCGGTCCCGCTTGAGCAGCTTGATGCCCAACTGGAAGACCTTGAAATTGAGCTGGAAGCTCTGGACGCCGAGCGCGAGGCATTTACCCGTTGGTTGTATCTGCTGCAACGTTCACTTGCCGGCAATGAAGATGAGGCCGAGCGTGAAGAGGTCAGTCGGCAGACGCTGGATACTGAAGAGGTGTTTGCGCTGCAGGGTTGGTTTCCAGCGCAGCAGCAGGACGCCCTGGAAAGCTTTGCCCGCCGACAGGGGCTGGCGCTGGTGGTTGAAGCACCTGCCGAAGACGATCTGCCACCCACGCTGTTACAGAACCCTGATCGCATCTCCGGCGGCGAGGAGATTGTCCGTTTCTACCAGATGCCGGGTTACCGCAGTTGGGATCCATCGCGGGTGATCTTTTTCTCGTTTGCCATCTTCTTTGCCCTGATCATCTCGGATGCCGGCTATGCGCTTCTGTTGGCAGCGGTGCTTGGATTTTATTGGCGCCGCATGGGCGAAAGTGCCACCGGTCGCCGTCTGAGGGCGCTCGGGGTAACGCTCACTCTGTTTTCAGCTGCCTGGGGTGCGCTGGTGGGCAGCTACTTTGGTGCCGCTCCGCCTGAACAGCTGGAGGGTTTGAAGCTGTTTGATATGAATGATTTCGACAGCATGATGAAAATATCAGTGATCATGGGAGCCGGGCACCTGGTCTTGGCAAACCTGATTACGGCCTGGCGCAGTCGAGGCAGCACTGTCATGTTGGCCCCGCTGGGCTGGATTGTACTGATTCTGGCCGGTGTTAGCGCCTGGCTAAGGCAGCAGGTCGATATTGAATGGGCCATGCTGGCCGCGGGCGTGCTGGCGATTCTGCTCTGCTCCAGCCATCGTCCATGGCAGGGGGCGAAGAACTGGATGTGGCGGCTGATTGATGGCCTGATGGCCTTGACCGGACTGTCAAAAATGTTCGGTGATGTACTCAGCTATCTACGTCTGTTTGCACTTGGGCTGGCCAGCGCTTCGCTGGCCATCACCTTCAACCAGCTCGCCAGCGACGTTGCGGCTGCCGTTCCCGGCATGGGGCTGCTGCTGGAGGTGTTGATCCTGCTGCTGGGGCACCTGCTCAATTTTGTACTGGCCGTTGTCAGTGGTGTGATTCACGGACTGCGGTTGAATTTGATCGAGTTCTACAACTGGAGCCTTGCGGATGAAGGCTACGCATTTCAACCTTTCACCAAACGGGAGGTGAACCCTTGGACAACCTGA